A genome region from Thermococcus sp. includes the following:
- the dph2 gene encoding diphthamide biosynthesis enzyme Dph2: MHEVSSREILKILRELNAKRVLIQTPEGLKREARSLADFLEENGIEAIISGDINYGACDPADREAKLLGCDALIHLGHSYMTLHLEVPTIFVPAFANVDVVPALEKNLGEIRKLGKRIALVTTAQHIHQLRRARGFLEGKGFDVLVGEGDSRVSWPGQVLGCNFAAAKVNAEGVLFIGAGYFHPLGVAVATGKPTLAVNPYSGDAIWMGGEAERLIRKRWAQIAKAMDAQRFGVVVSTKKGQLRLAEARKIVSLLREHGKYAGLIAMNHINYPALEGFDFDAYVVVACPRVPMDDYENWRKPVLTPTEVEIILGLREDYAFDEILGAGREEDEPVGVSFHGAGGSL; this comes from the coding sequence ATGCACGAAGTTTCGAGCCGCGAGATACTGAAAATCCTTCGAGAGCTCAACGCCAAGCGGGTGCTCATCCAGACACCTGAAGGGTTGAAGAGAGAGGCCCGGTCCCTGGCCGATTTCCTTGAGGAGAACGGAATCGAGGCTATAATAAGCGGGGACATCAACTACGGCGCCTGCGACCCTGCAGATAGGGAGGCCAAACTCCTCGGCTGCGATGCTCTTATCCATCTCGGCCACAGCTACATGACGCTCCACCTCGAAGTTCCAACGATATTTGTCCCGGCATTTGCGAACGTTGATGTGGTTCCGGCCTTGGAGAAGAACCTTGGGGAAATCCGAAAGCTCGGAAAGAGGATAGCCCTCGTTACAACCGCCCAGCACATTCACCAGCTCAGAAGGGCAAGAGGGTTTCTGGAAGGGAAAGGCTTTGACGTCCTCGTTGGAGAAGGTGACTCCCGCGTTTCTTGGCCCGGTCAGGTTCTTGGCTGCAACTTTGCCGCGGCTAAGGTCAATGCCGAGGGGGTTCTCTTCATCGGTGCCGGCTACTTCCATCCCCTTGGCGTTGCTGTCGCAACGGGCAAACCGACCTTGGCGGTCAACCCCTATTCCGGCGATGCCATATGGATGGGGGGGGAAGCGGAGCGTCTCATAAGGAAGCGCTGGGCGCAGATAGCAAAGGCCATGGATGCTCAAAGGTTTGGAGTGGTAGTCAGCACCAAGAAGGGCCAGCTTCGCTTGGCCGAGGCAAGGAAGATAGTCAGCCTCCTCCGGGAGCACGGGAAATACGCGGGGCTCATAGCCATGAACCACATCAACTACCCGGCTTTGGAGGGCTTCGACTTCGATGCTTACGTCGTCGTCGCCTGTCCGAGGGTTCCGATGGACGACTACGAGAACTGGAGGAAGCCCGTGCTGACACCGACTGAGGTCGAAATAATTCTGGGCCTCCGCGAGGACTACGCTTTCGATGAGATCCTCGGCGCTGGAAGAGAGGAGGATGAACCCGTGGGGGTATCGTTCCATGGAGCTGGAGGTTCCCTTTGA
- a CDS encoding DUF3887 domain-containing protein produces MKRTVLLLFFTLLLVGYSAAVTPQEAMMEALKTGNYSLVEPYLSPTMERAFSRDVFELTRNSLIHSHGEIKDYELTRSEKKGGYTVYYYRVTAERGNYTVSVTVKDGKVEGFHLTSLPLRFSPPALYPVAGALLAFLLLWFYLRKLGIAEVIFGAVLLLIVLVVQPPLQALPKFLGVNGTAFTVLWSGLIAALVQEVLKYFAARGKPLRKALYIGAGLGLGEGFYVAAISIFMGTVSPLAVLERFLVLLFHSSTTALFAYSYKNGWGRTALLAMVLTHWLIDSLAAYWQYNPSYLILTVSYVTMAVLAILVLLKLLPLAKLEREENVKW; encoded by the coding sequence ATGAAGAGGACGGTCCTCCTCCTCTTTTTTACCCTTCTTCTGGTCGGTTACTCGGCGGCCGTAACGCCTCAGGAGGCCATGATGGAGGCTCTGAAGACCGGCAACTACTCCCTCGTCGAACCATACCTAAGTCCAACTATGGAAAGAGCCTTCTCCAGGGACGTCTTCGAGCTAACGCGGAACAGTTTAATCCACTCACACGGTGAGATAAAGGACTACGAACTAACCAGGAGCGAGAAAAAGGGTGGCTACACTGTATATTACTACCGGGTCACGGCCGAAAGGGGGAACTACACCGTCAGTGTAACCGTAAAAGACGGAAAAGTGGAGGGGTTTCACCTCACGAGCCTCCCACTGAGGTTCTCCCCCCCGGCCCTCTATCCAGTAGCCGGCGCCCTCCTGGCCTTCCTGCTGCTATGGTTCTACCTCAGAAAGCTCGGAATAGCGGAGGTGATCTTCGGCGCCGTCCTCCTCCTCATAGTTCTTGTAGTTCAGCCCCCGCTACAGGCCCTCCCAAAGTTCCTTGGGGTAAACGGGACGGCTTTCACGGTACTCTGGAGCGGCCTTATTGCTGCACTCGTCCAGGAGGTCCTCAAGTACTTCGCGGCCAGGGGTAAGCCCCTGCGAAAGGCCCTGTACATAGGCGCCGGCCTCGGTCTCGGCGAGGGCTTCTACGTTGCGGCCATCTCGATTTTCATGGGCACCGTCTCACCGCTCGCGGTCCTTGAACGTTTTCTGGTCCTGCTCTTTCACTCATCGACGACGGCCCTCTTCGCATACTCATACAAGAACGGCTGGGGGAGAACAGCGCTCCTTGCGATGGTTTTAACCCACTGGTTAATCGATTCCTTGGCAGCCTACTGGCAGTACAATCCAAGCTACTTAATACTGACCGTCAGTTACGTGACAATGGCAGTCCTGGCCATTCTCGTACTACTGAAGCTACTGCCCCTGGCAAAGCTGGAAAGGGAGGAAAACGTTAAATGGTGA
- a CDS encoding YiiX/YebB-like N1pC/P60 family cysteine hydrolase, which produces MKKLGAIVLVFLFVAATAAPASAGNLLNYIWDTRTYQHPYPTNVQVGDLVYGHSPDLFGAIIPGYWVHVAIIAWYNESINDWMVIEAKIGKGVILTPLKKFLSRYDVVAIQRVKTDDAIKERAVQFAYAQLGKPYNYNYLSKPKVYSDKYYCSQLVWASYMVASNYRINLDENDGGWSWKYFYSVAPQEVYDDPMTYTVYYNSA; this is translated from the coding sequence ATGAAGAAGCTCGGTGCCATCGTGCTTGTCTTTCTGTTTGTGGCGGCAACGGCCGCCCCGGCCAGCGCCGGCAACCTGCTGAACTATATCTGGGACACCAGAACCTACCAGCATCCGTACCCAACCAACGTTCAGGTGGGAGATCTAGTGTACGGCCACAGCCCGGACCTCTTCGGCGCAATAATCCCCGGATACTGGGTACACGTGGCGATAATCGCCTGGTACAACGAGAGCATTAACGATTGGATGGTCATCGAGGCCAAAATCGGGAAAGGGGTTATTCTGACTCCCCTTAAGAAGTTCCTGAGCAGGTACGATGTCGTCGCAATCCAGCGCGTTAAAACGGACGATGCCATTAAGGAGAGGGCGGTGCAGTTCGCCTACGCGCAGCTTGGCAAGCCTTACAACTACAACTACCTCAGCAAACCAAAGGTCTACAGCGACAAGTACTACTGCTCCCAGCTCGTCTGGGCGTCATACATGGTGGCCAGCAACTACAGGATAAATCTGGATGAGAACGACGGTGGCTGGAGCTGGAAGTACTTCTACTCCGTCGCCCCGCAGGAAGTCTACGACGACCCAATGACTTACACGGTCTACTACAACTCCGCTTGA
- a CDS encoding nitrilase yields the protein MRVAYVQMEPVFLEPEANYSRAGELIRAAADEGAELIVLPELFDTGYNFRSREEVLEVAGQIPDGPTTQFLMELSRELGVFIVAGTAERDERGRLYNSAVVTGPIGSGYIGKYRKVHLFYREKLFFEPGDLGFHVFNLGIAKVGVMICFDWFFPESARTLALKGAGIIAHPSNLVMPYAPRAMPIRALENRVYTITANRIGEEFGLRFIGKSTIASPRAEVLAVGSEDEEEVAVVEIDLGMARNKKLNEMNDVFRDRRPEHYAL from the coding sequence ATGAGGGTGGCCTATGTCCAGATGGAACCCGTTTTTCTTGAGCCTGAGGCGAACTATTCCAGGGCGGGGGAGCTGATACGTGCCGCCGCCGATGAAGGCGCGGAACTCATCGTCCTTCCGGAGCTCTTTGACACGGGCTACAACTTCAGGAGCAGGGAGGAGGTTCTGGAAGTCGCAGGTCAGATACCCGACGGACCCACAACCCAGTTCCTCATGGAGCTCTCCAGAGAGCTCGGTGTCTTCATTGTCGCGGGGACGGCAGAGAGGGACGAGAGGGGAAGGCTGTACAATTCCGCGGTCGTTACCGGCCCAATAGGCAGCGGATACATAGGCAAATACCGCAAGGTTCACCTCTTCTACCGTGAGAAGCTATTCTTTGAACCTGGGGATCTGGGCTTCCATGTTTTCAACCTCGGGATCGCAAAGGTCGGCGTTATGATATGTTTCGACTGGTTCTTCCCGGAGTCCGCGAGAACGCTCGCCCTCAAAGGGGCCGGCATCATAGCCCACCCCAGCAACTTGGTGATGCCCTACGCCCCCAGGGCGATGCCCATACGGGCCCTGGAGAACCGTGTCTACACGATAACCGCCAACAGGATCGGCGAGGAGTTTGGATTGAGGTTCATCGGTAAGAGCACGATAGCATCGCCGAGGGCCGAAGTGCTGGCGGTGGGGAGCGAGGATGAGGAGGAAGTGGCCGTTGTCGAGATAGACCTCGGGATGGCGAGGAACAAGAAGCTCAACGAGATGAACGACGTCTTTAGGGACAGGCGCCCCGAGCACTACGCCCTGTGA
- a CDS encoding class I SAM-dependent methyltransferase encodes MSLEGLYRYARAYMEPGNEGARKRFIELSEFFEKLKLPREGRILDLCAGTGIAGTAAAKATNAKKLTLLDLRAEDLKRVREWLEFAGLGIVPTKVRGDVREVAKLTGEHEVALLFGNTMIHFDPFDAVRIFSNVALTLTEDGVFIVEDTDRVYRILYSIGYKEFFVESKGENHTLASVHEGYDVRRGTFKRAYYLLPGFRKVGEFDFHHWDLATQLAIGRIFFGEARLIRPGEHGFTRVGDVLYFKRPRKDIAVLVLDDFSGPR; translated from the coding sequence ATGTCCCTTGAAGGGCTCTACCGTTACGCCAGGGCGTATATGGAGCCGGGCAACGAGGGGGCGAGAAAAAGGTTCATAGAACTGTCGGAATTCTTTGAAAAGCTAAAGCTCCCCAGAGAGGGGAGGATCCTTGACCTCTGCGCTGGCACGGGAATAGCCGGAACCGCGGCGGCAAAGGCAACAAACGCCAAAAAGCTAACCCTGCTCGACCTCAGGGCCGAAGATCTAAAGAGAGTCCGAGAATGGCTCGAATTCGCAGGCCTGGGAATTGTCCCGACAAAGGTTCGCGGGGACGTGAGGGAAGTGGCAAAACTTACTGGGGAGCACGAGGTCGCGCTTCTCTTCGGCAACACCATGATACACTTCGATCCCTTCGACGCGGTCAGGATATTCTCCAACGTAGCCTTGACACTGACCGAGGACGGTGTTTTCATTGTAGAAGACACCGACAGGGTTTACAGGATATTATACAGCATCGGCTACAAGGAATTCTTCGTCGAGAGTAAGGGAGAAAACCACACCCTCGCCTCCGTCCACGAGGGATACGACGTCAGAAGGGGGACGTTCAAAAGAGCCTACTACCTACTGCCTGGCTTCAGAAAGGTGGGGGAGTTCGACTTCCACCACTGGGACCTGGCGACACAGCTGGCGATCGGGCGGATATTCTTCGGGGAAGCTAGGCTGATACGGCCGGGGGAGCACGGATTCACGCGCGTGGGGGATGTACTCTACTTCAAGCGCCCAAGAAAGGACATCGCCGTGCTTGTTCTCGACGACTTCAGCGGTCCGCGCTGA
- a CDS encoding heavy metal-binding domain-containing protein, with translation MVVTTEGIPGYRIIEVKGLARGGVVMATHLGRDIIAGFRNLVGGEVTEYTEMMAKAREIALQRLIQSAKDMGANAVVGMRFMTSNVGQRMAEVYAFGTAVVVERG, from the coding sequence ATGGTGGTGACGACCGAGGGCATCCCCGGGTACCGTATCATTGAGGTGAAGGGGCTAGCCAGGGGAGGGGTGGTCATGGCCACCCACCTCGGCAGGGATATAATAGCCGGCTTTAGAAACCTCGTGGGCGGGGAGGTCACGGAGTACACAGAGATGATGGCAAAGGCAAGGGAGATAGCCCTCCAAAGGCTCATTCAGAGTGCCAAGGATATGGGCGCCAACGCGGTCGTCGGGATGCGTTTCATGACCTCCAACGTTGGCCAGAGAATGGCAGAGGTTTACGCCTTCGGAACCGCAGTCGTGGTTGAGAGGGGGTAG
- a CDS encoding DUF4910 domain-containing protein — MRRFLDEARLFDSTKVLHYISEISQFHRIQGSKELVEAARFLREELELLGIQAILYGDVYDGSEWYLTLRSPIAWDLIRAEIRFNGRELGSWETPLVSLAHSPGGSFKGDVFPILRDEDWKLAKGRVVLVGKSWREAYRKANESGAVAFIAYREGTGNAVPYIGLFLTKEDMEWARIPAFAVPETWAREAISKVLSGGRVEASGSIEVEVREHQVLPILYAEIGKPPFILFTAHLCHPKPGANDNASGSATLVELARVLNALYRDSFRFGFAFLWVPEYYGTQAFIERHADLNRYYAVVNLDMVAGSWDRAGSTLMLVRTPLSRFSVVSGLMEYFLGMTNAVGESLSGSPLPKLRFKSYPYEMGSDHDVFNFFGVPAVMSITWPDRFYHSSEDTVDKVSKESVEVIGRAVTAAALALAEAGEDELGRFARGYAMKYLGELGMEGNTEVAEKLVMWGLARDSRFLGIESGHEIGRYPWLDWVIKGLVNEDVVKRVAPSLVGKFKELTKDRKVLVQLHELLMLGELLPREEAFKALEEEYGKVNRGVLAELVGLLEEAGMVRSVHSG, encoded by the coding sequence ATGAGACGCTTTCTAGACGAAGCCAGACTTTTTGATTCCACGAAGGTTCTCCATTACATCTCGGAGATAAGTCAGTTCCACCGCATTCAGGGTTCGAAGGAACTTGTTGAGGCCGCCAGGTTCCTGCGTGAGGAACTTGAGTTATTGGGCATACAGGCCATTCTCTACGGGGACGTTTACGATGGGTCCGAATGGTACTTGACCCTCAGAAGTCCGATAGCGTGGGACTTGATCAGGGCAGAAATTCGATTCAATGGGAGGGAGCTCGGCTCCTGGGAAACACCCCTCGTCTCGCTGGCCCACTCCCCCGGTGGAAGCTTCAAGGGTGATGTCTTCCCCATACTCAGGGACGAGGACTGGAAACTGGCGAAGGGCAGGGTGGTTCTGGTTGGGAAATCCTGGAGGGAAGCTTACAGAAAGGCCAACGAGTCTGGTGCCGTGGCCTTCATAGCGTACCGTGAAGGAACGGGAAATGCCGTCCCGTACATAGGCCTGTTTCTGACAAAAGAGGACATGGAATGGGCCAGGATACCCGCCTTTGCGGTTCCAGAAACGTGGGCGAGGGAGGCCATCTCGAAGGTTCTCTCCGGTGGGAGAGTGGAGGCCAGTGGTTCAATTGAGGTGGAGGTCAGAGAGCACCAGGTTCTCCCGATCCTCTACGCCGAGATTGGGAAGCCGCCGTTTATTCTGTTCACCGCTCACCTCTGTCATCCGAAGCCGGGGGCCAACGATAACGCGAGCGGGAGTGCAACGCTTGTGGAACTTGCCAGGGTTCTGAATGCCCTTTACAGGGATTCCTTTCGCTTTGGCTTTGCGTTCCTCTGGGTTCCTGAGTACTACGGCACTCAGGCATTCATAGAGCGCCACGCAGACCTGAATAGGTACTACGCAGTTGTGAACCTAGACATGGTTGCTGGAAGCTGGGATCGGGCGGGTTCGACCTTGATGCTGGTTAGAACACCACTCTCCCGGTTCTCTGTAGTCTCCGGTCTGATGGAGTACTTCCTTGGGATGACCAACGCGGTGGGAGAGAGTCTTTCGGGCTCCCCGCTACCGAAGCTCCGGTTTAAATCCTACCCGTACGAGATGGGTAGCGACCACGACGTCTTCAACTTCTTCGGTGTCCCTGCGGTTATGTCGATAACCTGGCCAGACCGGTTCTACCACTCCAGCGAGGACACGGTGGATAAGGTCAGCAAGGAGAGCGTGGAGGTGATAGGGCGTGCGGTCACGGCAGCGGCACTTGCCCTCGCTGAAGCCGGAGAGGATGAACTCGGACGCTTTGCAAGGGGCTACGCAATGAAGTACCTCGGTGAGCTTGGGATGGAGGGAAATACGGAGGTGGCGGAGAAGCTCGTCATGTGGGGTCTCGCCAGGGACTCGAGGTTCCTCGGCATCGAGAGTGGACATGAAATTGGGAGGTACCCGTGGCTCGACTGGGTAATTAAGGGCCTTGTAAACGAAGACGTTGTTAAAAGGGTAGCTCCATCCCTTGTTGGGAAGTTTAAAGAATTGACCAAGGACAGAAAGGTCTTGGTGCAGCTCCATGAACTCCTCATGCTCGGTGAGCTCCTGCCGAGGGAGGAGGCCTTCAAGGCGCTTGAGGAGGAGTACGGGAAAGTGAACCGGGGGGTGTTGGCGGAGCTCGTTGGTCTTCTTGAGGAGGCGGGAATGGTTAGGTCTGTCCATTCTGGCTAG
- a CDS encoding YiiX/YebB-like N1pC/P60 family cysteine hydrolase: MKKVAPIVALLVLATVLNPVAASSSLGSSNYYHPYPTGIVPGDIVIGHNSLSSIIIPGYWTHTGIIAYYDYSANDWVVVEAWDNPSEVRLVYLSDFLRRYDTVAVLRVATSNSVRQAAVQFALQQLGKPYDWHWYSKHVYGDSYYCSQLVWASYMAAGGPDIDANPGWSWKYLDGVAPQEIYGDSDTYVIYYDSA, translated from the coding sequence ATGAAGAAGGTTGCTCCAATAGTTGCCCTGTTGGTACTTGCGACAGTGTTGAACCCCGTTGCGGCGTCCAGCAGTCTTGGCAGTTCGAACTACTACCACCCGTACCCTACCGGCATAGTACCCGGAGACATCGTCATAGGACACAACTCCCTGAGCAGCATCATAATCCCGGGCTACTGGACCCACACGGGTATAATCGCATACTACGACTACTCCGCAAACGACTGGGTCGTTGTGGAAGCCTGGGACAACCCCAGTGAGGTCAGGCTTGTATACCTCTCAGATTTCCTCAGGAGGTACGATACGGTCGCGGTTCTGCGCGTCGCCACCAGCAACTCCGTCAGACAGGCCGCGGTTCAGTTTGCCCTCCAGCAACTTGGCAAGCCGTACGACTGGCACTGGTACAGCAAACACGTTTATGGAGACAGCTACTACTGCTCCCAGCTCGTCTGGGCGTCATACATGGCCGCGGGTGGACCGGACATCGATGCCAACCCAGGCTGGAGCTGGAAGTATCTGGACGGCGTTGCTCCCCAGGAAATTTACGGCGACAGCGACACATACGTGATATACTATGACTCAGCCTGA
- a CDS encoding ATPase domain-containing protein — MYVGDLLRTLERVPSGVPGLDDLLNGGFLPGRVYLVVGPPGSGKTTLGMQFLVEGAKNDEKGVFISLIEHPEIIIQNMLKYNFGLLDYVKSKRITLHDLGRMIFESEYKFTWNDLFGSILHVVEAENAKRVVVDSFTSLEYSTRDAENKRIAMGRFVRKLQKMNVTTVLVSEMLSSETYTDEYYLADGVIVIHHFMRNYQMIRALQVLKMHGIPHDSNLKRIRFTDEGLRVYPEAPF; from the coding sequence ATGTACGTGGGAGACCTTCTGAGGACATTGGAAAGGGTACCAAGCGGGGTTCCTGGACTCGATGATCTGCTGAATGGCGGGTTCCTTCCAGGTAGGGTCTACCTTGTGGTAGGGCCACCCGGTAGCGGGAAAACCACCCTGGGGATGCAGTTTCTCGTAGAGGGGGCGAAAAACGATGAGAAGGGGGTTTTCATATCACTGATTGAGCACCCGGAGATAATCATCCAGAACATGCTCAAATACAACTTCGGGCTTTTGGACTACGTCAAATCAAAGAGGATAACCCTCCACGACCTCGGGAGGATGATATTTGAATCCGAGTACAAGTTCACGTGGAACGATCTGTTCGGCTCAATACTCCATGTTGTGGAGGCGGAGAATGCCAAACGTGTGGTCGTGGACTCTTTCACGTCCCTTGAGTACTCAACGCGCGACGCCGAGAACAAACGTATAGCCATGGGCAGGTTCGTCAGGAAACTGCAGAAGATGAACGTTACCACGGTCCTTGTCTCCGAAATGCTTAGCTCTGAGACGTACACAGACGAGTACTACCTGGCCGATGGGGTCATCGTAATCCACCACTTCATGCGGAACTACCAGATGATCCGTGCCCTCCAGGTTCTCAAGATGCACGGGATTCCTCACGACAGCAACCTCAAGAGGATACGCTTCACCGATGAAGGGCTTAGGGTCTACCCTGAGGCCCCGTTTTGA
- a CDS encoding metallophosphoesterase: MDFSGEFQRLSLEIETENGRALLMADPHIGFELSRGLRVRTRFEEHLAAFILESDPDILVILGDVKEPIGLSFTMKRILTCFFSEIREVPTVITRGNHDGRIEEVTARFPDVEVVDHLLLGDLLFLHGHTKLPDVDFKEAYLGHIHPTYTFNSNGVRRRVKVLLRVGRFLMLPSVNPFIEGLDVREGILMVPFLKFAKWGDIFLNDGTYLGRVRFEGSSAHIMKPPHLKGRGLRRKRTK; the protein is encoded by the coding sequence ATGGACTTTTCTGGAGAGTTCCAAAGGCTCTCCCTTGAGATTGAAACGGAAAACGGCAGGGCACTTCTGATGGCGGATCCTCACATAGGCTTTGAGCTCTCCAGGGGACTGAGGGTCAGAACCCGATTCGAAGAGCATCTAGCAGCGTTCATCCTAGAGAGTGACCCAGATATCCTCGTAATTCTGGGCGATGTAAAGGAACCGATAGGGCTGAGCTTCACGATGAAACGCATTTTAACGTGCTTCTTCTCCGAAATACGTGAGGTGCCCACGGTAATAACAAGAGGCAACCACGACGGAAGGATCGAGGAAGTAACGGCGAGATTTCCCGACGTGGAGGTTGTTGATCACCTGCTCCTGGGGGACCTTCTCTTCCTGCACGGCCACACGAAACTGCCAGATGTGGATTTCAAGGAAGCCTACCTCGGACATATTCACCCCACCTACACGTTCAACTCGAACGGTGTTAGGAGGAGAGTAAAAGTGCTACTGCGTGTCGGACGGTTCCTGATGCTGCCCTCAGTGAACCCGTTTATAGAAGGATTAGATGTAAGGGAAGGGATACTTATGGTGCCGTTCCTGAAATTCGCCAAATGGGGCGATATCTTCCTGAACGACGGGACGTACCTCGGCAGGGTGAGATTTGAAGGGAGCAGCGCCCATATCATGAAACCCCCACACCTTAAGGGGAGAGGCTTAAGAAGAAAAAGGACAAAATAA
- a CDS encoding transcriptional regulator gives MSDIYEKLETLLRSLGVKKTELRIYRLLLNRNEPMRITEIQRELNISERSVREHVLSLYRRGILKRTLIQQGWLGYVYTAVSPSEVLENLKENIIKKINEIERELKNSPSQNGQT, from the coding sequence ATGAGCGATATCTACGAGAAGCTTGAGACGCTACTGCGTTCTCTAGGAGTGAAGAAGACGGAGCTCAGGATATACCGGCTCCTGCTCAACAGGAACGAACCCATGAGAATAACCGAGATACAGCGGGAGCTCAACATAAGTGAGAGGAGCGTTCGCGAGCACGTGCTGAGTCTCTACAGAAGGGGGATACTGAAGAGGACCCTAATCCAGCAGGGGTGGCTCGGGTACGTCTACACCGCGGTCTCCCCCAGCGAGGTCCTCGAAAACCTCAAAGAGAACATCATAAAGAAAATCAACGAAATCGAAAGGGAGCTCAAGAACTCCCCTAGCCAGAATGGACAGACCTAA
- a CDS encoding PadR family transcriptional regulator, translating into MLRDPKIKALKKLRKDLRSGLYSYLVLLLLEKEGELHGYAIRKKLSELSDGKLVPSEGALYGILKSLKKYKLVQDTWAEVGGRPRKYYSLTKLGREVLSELKMEIGAIMETLEKLGVEK; encoded by the coding sequence TTGCTGAGGGATCCAAAGATAAAGGCCCTAAAAAAACTGAGAAAGGACCTCCGCTCCGGGCTCTACTCGTACCTGGTGCTCCTGCTCCTTGAGAAAGAGGGCGAGCTCCACGGCTACGCGATAAGAAAAAAACTTAGCGAGCTGAGCGATGGAAAACTCGTGCCGAGCGAAGGGGCCCTGTACGGCATTCTCAAGAGCCTGAAGAAGTACAAACTGGTTCAGGACACCTGGGCTGAAGTTGGCGGAAGGCCGAGGAAGTACTACTCCCTGACGAAGCTGGGCAGAGAAGTCCTGAGCGAGCTGAAGATGGAGATAGGGGCGATAATGGAGACGCTTGAAAAACTGGGGGTGGAAAAATGA